ACCACCCATGAAATGAGGTGAGCATAATACCAACTATGATTAAGCTCTCCCTTAGGTAGCCACTTTTCATCCATCATCTTCCCGGAGAAAACTGCAAAAGTCAGTGCTAATATAGCAAGCGTGTTAATTACTCGATGCAGCGTATACCACCATATAGGTGTACCTAATTGCCCAAGTTTTGCCACAAAATCCTGCTGGATAAGCCTTTTGTGTCCACGATGGAAAGCGTATAGAGCAAATAGAGGAAATACAAGTAAGGCATATAGCCCAAAGGTGCCATGAATTCCTTCTATTTCCTTTAACTCAGGCAAGGGAATTCTTCCCCATCGTCCATCGTAGACATCGTATGTCCAATATGCGGTCAAAATCGCGGCAATTACGAAAAGGCCAGTAAAGCCATGCAGAATACGAAGAAGAAAAGGTTGGTATGGCCCAGAGAGTTTTGCAGGCATATTCAGAAAGTTATCGAAATCTTCCCTACGTCTTTGACTTAATTCAATTGTCTCACCCTGCGATCGCCCTACTGACAATACCTTAACCTCTAAACCCTTCACTCACAACCTCTTCAAGTCTTCTCAAAGAGTTGGAGGTGGTTTCCTACCTCAACTTGCCCTAAAATAGAATATCGCCCTATTAAAAAATTCATAACCTATCGATTTAGATAGGGATTTGATGGCTGCTTGGCAGAGTTTCCGACAGCGCGATCGCCGCCGCTAGTCCTATCCTTAGACTTAAACCTTCCGTCTTCTGAGATAGAAAACGCCTCCTTATCTAACACCTAATTTGGCAATACATTCGAGCAATTAAGCGATAAATGAGCCAATGAAACGCCTTATTTCGTTGTTGTTATAGGAGGTAGCTAAGCCATGTCTATAAACTACTGCTTGATGGAAAGAGTCTTGCTTGGAAAAAATCTGCAAAAATGCACCTGCACCACTATCAGCAACTTCTAACATCCTATGCCCGAAATCTACTTTCAAATTCAATGTCCTGATAGTTCTCAGGAAACCTGCTATTCCCTTTCTTTAGTCGTCAAAGACTATTTTACACCTAATAATGAGTCTGAGCTGGATGACTTTGTTGAGCGATCGCGTTCAGCCCTGAAAATTGCAAGCGATCGCGTCCAGGAAAAGTATGGCATACCTTGTGGTTTAGCTTGGAGACATCTGCAAGACATTGAAGTTAAATTTGCTCACTAAAGCTATCTATCTCAACCAAAAGTGCGGTTCATTCAGTTTATTGAATAGATACAACTGCAACTAAATTCTCTCCCCTCACAATTGTGATATTCAAACCATGTATAGCAGTCCTAAAGACATCGTAAAATTTCATTTCTAGAGACGTTCTATATTTCCCGAAAAAGGTGCCAAACGTAAATTTGGCAGTCCTGAAATATCTGAAGCCAGAATCAGGGCCGGTTGAAATCCGTAAAGTGGAAGTTACAGCTAAGATTCACTCAAACGAAGCGGTGTTGGATGAAATCTGGAGTTTTGTTGGGTTTCGCATCCAAAGAGCCAAGCTACATAGAGTTTAGATTTTTAGCTTTAAGTGAACCGTATTGGTTTTTAACCCACAAAAAAACGATACCGCTTCCGTTGGAACATACTTATAATGGCATAAGTCTTGATGTAAAGATGTATGCCAAGCATCATCTATCTAACTCAGTGTTATCCCGCAGGCATTACAGTGCCTCTTATTACTACTCGGCTTCACCAACTTTAAGAGTTTTTAGTTCCCTCTTAGCTTGGTTTTTGTAATTGGCAAAACTTATTACCATAATTACAGGAGATTCGCTTTTGTGATGGACAGAGTAACTAGGAAAATCGTCGGCTTCTTGCTACTGCGTAAAACTTCCACTTTAGTTATAGCTGCGATGATAGTTTTACCTATAGGCTTTGCCCTACCTGCTTGTTCGCGACCTTTCCCTCGTCAGCGACCTGTTTTTGATCAGCCAACGTTAACTCCAAGCAATCAGAGTATACCTACTCAGTCTCTGTACAAACCTAATCTTGGTTCCTATACCGTTGGAGTCGCAGACGACCTCTCTCTCTTCGACAGTCGGCGCAAGCGACAACTTCCTGTTAAGGTTTACTATCCTCAAGGGCAAGGACCATTCCCTGTAATTATCTTTTCTCATGGGGGAGGTGGCTCCAAGGAGGGCTTCTCATACTTAGGCGAATTCTGGGCTAGTCAGGGATACATCTCCATCCATCCGTCTCACAGTGATTCATCTTTTTTGCGGGAAACCGAAGATAATGCCCAACCTTTAGAGTATCGCCCTCAAGACGTATCGTTTGTCATAGACTCTCTGCAAGCATTAGAAGGGAAAATTCCCCAGTTGCGAGGGAAAATAGATCGCGCTCGCATTGGTGTCGCTGGCCACTCATTTGGCGCCTATACAAGTATGTTGCTTGCAGGAGCATTGGTAGACACGGCTCAGAAACAGGATGTTAGTTTCCGAGATAATCGTGTCCGTGCGTTTTTAGCAATATCTCCGTCGGGAACTGGTAGAGGCGGGTTAGATGAGCGTTCTTGGGATAAAATAAACGTTCCTGTGATGTTAGTTAGTGGTCGTAATGAAAGAGGCGACGATTGGAGAATGGAGCCTTTTTATAATATGCCTCCAGGTAATAA
This genomic stretch from Funiculus sociatus GB2-C1 harbors:
- a CDS encoding cytochrome b/b6 domain-containing protein codes for the protein MPAKLSGPYQPFLLRILHGFTGLFVIAAILTAYWTYDVYDGRWGRIPLPELKEIEGIHGTFGLYALLVFPLFALYAFHRGHKRLIQQDFVAKLGQLGTPIWWYTLHRVINTLAILALTFAVFSGKMMDEKWLPKGELNHSWYYAHLISWVVMVVCIALHLLMSAKVGGIPLLVSILSYQFRPKDSPALWRENIFQWWNGLQPTLAKEWLKLSFPLKVLEIIVLMSITGAWIVSLFK
- a CDS encoding MSMEG_0570 family nitrogen starvation response protein, with amino-acid sequence MPEIYFQIQCPDSSQETCYSLSLVVKDYFTPNNESELDDFVERSRSALKIASDRVQEKYGIPCGLAWRHLQDIEVKFAH
- a CDS encoding alpha/beta hydrolase family protein, translated to MDRVTRKIVGFLLLRKTSTLVIAAMIVLPIGFALPACSRPFPRQRPVFDQPTLTPSNQSIPTQSLYKPNLGSYTVGVADDLSLFDSRRKRQLPVKVYYPQGQGPFPVIIFSHGGGGSKEGFSYLGEFWASQGYISIHPSHSDSSFLRETEDNAQPLEYRPQDVSFVIDSLQALEGKIPQLRGKIDRARIGVAGHSFGAYTSMLLAGALVDTAQKQDVSFRDNRVRAFLAISPSGTGRGGLDERSWDKINVPVMLVSGRNERGDDWRMEPFYNMPPGNKYYLLFDGASHSSYNDYKPGGRRGRFQDQETIENIHTYLQSTSIAFWDAYLKQDNTAKQFLQSDVLPSSNIDQSPSSRDPFPPSNRDVFPGGGRVPSSSDSQVTLFKK